The following proteins come from a genomic window of Anaerobutyricum hallii:
- a CDS encoding serine O-acetyltransferase, with protein METLYINTPEIGPRLFIQHGFATNISALKIGSDCWINQQVTIGYTFDKKPPTIGNGVRISAGTKVIGNIKIEDNVIIAANAAVVKDIEENDIVGGVPAKKIGVNIEHKLYVNTKNKEEIL; from the coding sequence ATGGAAACATTGTATATTAATACTCCAGAAATTGGCCCACGATTATTTATCCAGCATGGATTTGCAACAAATATAAGTGCTCTTAAAATTGGATCAGATTGTTGGATTAATCAACAAGTTACTATAGGGTATACTTTTGATAAAAAACCTCCAACAATAGGAAATGGAGTACGGATTTCAGCTGGAACCAAAGTTATTGGGAATATAAAAATAGAAGATAATGTCATAATAGCTGCTAATGCAGCCGTTGTAAAAGATATTGAAGAGAATGATATTGTTGGCGGTGTACCAGCAAAGAAAATAGGTGTCAATATTGAACATAAATTATATGTAAATACAAAGAATAAAGAGGAAATATTATGA
- a CDS encoding sugar transferase: MYKKSAQGWLKHLDFIILDVICLWISFTMAFGIRHRNLEILTNSLYRDMIWSIALLDIVVIFFFDSYKNVLKRGFYQEFTMTLKHDILLTLSSVFYLFLFKEADDYSRLVIVYTGLIYLIISYVVRNLWKAILHKCLVEIGNRSLLIVISAQNVNDVIDNIKNKNYADYFVKGVCILDKKAKGSIIDGVPVVANEDDLIEYVCREWVDEVFVNISESEPYPSELLNKFTEMGVVVHMKLAKSQNLLGKKQFVEKLGTYTVLTTSMNNITHRQLIVKRGLDIAGGLLGCLFTAILFIFIGPAIYLQSPGPIFFKQTRVGKNGKKFQMYKFRSMYMDAEERKAELMAENRVQDGMMFKLDFDPRIIGSKKLPDGTVKKGIGNFIRDWSIDEFPQFFNILKGVGGIIEPTKKRLDFTGFSLA, from the coding sequence ATGTACAAGAAGAGCGCACAGGGTTGGCTAAAGCACCTGGATTTTATAATCTTAGACGTGATATGTCTGTGGATTTCTTTTACGATGGCGTTTGGAATACGCCATAGAAACCTGGAGATACTCACGAATTCTTTATACCGTGATATGATATGGAGCATCGCACTCCTGGACATCGTGGTTATCTTTTTTTTCGATTCATATAAGAATGTTTTAAAACGAGGCTTTTATCAAGAATTTACCATGACATTAAAACATGATATTTTGTTAACACTGAGTTCAGTGTTTTATTTATTCTTATTTAAAGAAGCAGATGATTATTCCAGACTTGTTATAGTATATACAGGGCTTATTTATCTGATCATCAGTTATGTGGTTCGTAATCTGTGGAAAGCCATTCTACATAAATGCCTTGTGGAGATCGGAAATCGTTCCCTTTTAATCGTTATATCCGCCCAGAATGTAAATGATGTGATTGATAACATTAAGAATAAGAATTATGCAGATTATTTTGTAAAAGGAGTATGTATCCTTGATAAAAAAGCAAAAGGCAGCATAATAGACGGTGTGCCTGTTGTGGCAAATGAGGATGATCTTATAGAATATGTTTGCCGTGAATGGGTAGATGAAGTATTTGTCAATATCTCAGAAAGCGAACCATATCCTTCAGAACTTCTTAACAAGTTCACAGAAATGGGAGTGGTCGTTCATATGAAGCTTGCCAAATCGCAAAACCTTCTCGGAAAGAAGCAGTTCGTTGAGAAGCTTGGAACCTACACCGTTCTTACTACCAGTATGAACAATATTACTCACAGACAGCTTATAGTGAAACGAGGCTTAGACATCGCAGGAGGACTCCTGGGGTGTCTATTTACGGCTATTCTGTTCATCTTTATCGGACCAGCCATCTATCTGCAGTCTCCCGGACCTATCTTTTTCAAACAGACGAGAGTAGGAAAGAACGGGAAAAAGTTTCAGATGTATAAGTTCCGGAGCATGTATATGGATGCAGAAGAACGGAAAGCCGAACTGATGGCAGAGAATCGTGTCCAGGACGGTATGATGTTCAAACTTGACTTTGACCCTCGTATTATTGGGAGCAAAAAGCTTCCGGACGGAACGGTCAAGAAAGGAATCGGGAACTTTATAAGAGACTGGAGTATCGATGAATTCCCACAGTTTTTTAACATCTTAAAGGGAGTCGGCGGTATAATAGAGCCAACCAAGAAAAGGCTTGATTTTACAGGGTTTTCGCTGGCTTAG
- a CDS encoding AbrB/MazE/SpoVT family DNA-binding domain-containing protein: MQSTGIVRKLDSLGRITLPMELRKSFDIGEREPLEIFTEEDKIIIKKYNPSDIFTGQCEDLIEYRGKKVSRDSIRELARIAGYKLTEE, from the coding sequence ATGCAGAGTACTGGAATAGTAAGAAAGCTTGATTCATTAGGAAGAATTACATTACCAATGGAACTTCGTAAAAGTTTCGACATCGGTGAGAGAGAACCTTTAGAAATCTTCACAGAAGAAGATAAGATCATCATTAAGAAGTATAACCCTAGTGATATCTTTACAGGACAGTGTGAAGACCTCATTGAATATAGGGGTAAGAAGGTATCAAGAGATTCTATCCGCGAGCTTGCCAGAATCGCCGGATATAAGCTGACAGAAGAGTAA
- the rfbA gene encoding glucose-1-phosphate thymidylyltransferase RfbA has translation MKGIVLAAGKGTRLYPMTKPVCKPLLPVYDKPLIYYPIATLLQAGIKDILVIIPPGEEKEFANLLGDGSEFGIHIEFAVQKVARGIADALIIGEDFIGDDSVCLVLGDNIFHCHNLDEIMKEAIKDDHGAKVFGYYVDDPRPFGVVEFDENGHAVSIEEKPKNPKSNYIVPGLYFYDNQVIDIAKNLEPSARGEYEITDVNLEYLRRGQLKVIPFDRGLTWMDAGTADSMLEAAEIVKALQKSGCYVGCLEELAWKEGFISLDKIHEIGESLKMTNYGQYLLKLK, from the coding sequence ATGAAGGGAATCGTATTAGCTGCCGGCAAAGGTACCAGACTGTACCCTATGACGAAGCCGGTTTGTAAACCATTATTACCAGTATATGACAAGCCATTAATTTATTATCCGATCGCTACTTTACTTCAGGCAGGGATCAAGGACATTCTCGTAATCATTCCACCGGGAGAAGAGAAGGAATTTGCGAATCTTCTTGGGGACGGAAGTGAGTTTGGAATTCATATCGAGTTTGCCGTACAGAAGGTTGCACGCGGAATCGCAGATGCTCTGATCATCGGGGAAGATTTTATTGGAGATGACTCCGTATGTCTCGTATTAGGAGATAACATTTTCCACTGCCATAATCTTGATGAGATTATGAAGGAAGCCATCAAGGATGACCATGGTGCGAAGGTATTCGGTTATTATGTAGATGACCCAAGACCATTCGGTGTAGTAGAGTTTGATGAGAACGGTCATGCCGTATCCATCGAAGAGAAGCCGAAGAATCCGAAGTCGAACTACATCGTACCGGGATTATATTTCTATGATAACCAGGTAATCGACATCGCTAAGAATCTTGAGCCATCTGCAAGAGGTGAGTACGAGATTACAGATGTTAACTTAGAATACTTAAGAAGAGGCCAGTTAAAGGTTATCCCATTCGACAGAGGACTCACATGGATGGATGCCGGAACCGCAGACAGCATGTTAGAAGCGGCTGAGATCGTTAAGGCACTCCAGAAGTCCGGATGCTATGTAGGCTGCTTAGAAGAACTTGCATGGAAAGAAGGATTTATATCTTTAGACAAGATTCACGAGATTGGAGAAAGTTTAAAGATGACCAATTATGGGCAGTATTTACTTAAGTTAAAGTAA
- a CDS encoding transposase produces MPYVSGFDRDQLMCCSWDAFVDKESIARIIDAFVNHLDIGKYGVKPVAAEGRPSYDPKSLYKIYIYGSRKGIRSSRKLAESCKVNLEVKWMIGGVEPDFRTIADFRKNNIDSLKEIFYEFNRRISGAVEWGFSSVDGTKIQADNAKDNNFTKNKLDDRIKWLNGHTDEYLRILNEMDKQEETDVISGELTRESLEAKLKEAQERLARYEGYQKLMEETGVSQLSITDADAKLMKNKNGFTVAYNPQTAVDSETHLIRDFQMTNQVTDHGLLESTMQGIKSSEPEKIIEVVADKGYEAVEDMVECLENGIIPHVITDDGKDGYDIEIPYEEAETDTASTEPEELKKALHAGKIPEVYAEVIQDMKVETVRRKVVDEKRENSSVYGSPEEMQEKAKEGYFVRDPERNLVYCPAGEILRQKSIKKNGNIRYANKNACKHCPNRNKCYKGKGEWKEIDFTKDQLVKPCKGWLEAEGKKPEETKTGEKWHYEKRKVVKFFLKPDKEKMSRRMCLSEHPFGTIKRAMGATYFLLRGIRKVAGEFALFCLGYNLERAKNLLGFQKMMELMEQA; encoded by the coding sequence ATGCCATATGTTTCAGGTTTTGACCGTGACCAGCTGATGTGCTGTTCATGGGACGCATTTGTAGATAAAGAAAGTATTGCAAGGATAATTGATGCGTTTGTGAACCATCTTGATATAGGGAAATACGGTGTAAAACCTGTGGCAGCAGAAGGCCGTCCATCTTACGATCCTAAGAGCCTTTATAAGATATATATTTACGGAAGCAGGAAAGGTATCCGTTCTTCACGGAAACTGGCTGAAAGCTGTAAAGTAAATCTTGAAGTGAAATGGATGATCGGAGGTGTAGAACCGGATTTTCGCACCATTGCAGATTTCAGGAAAAACAACATAGACAGCCTGAAAGAGATTTTTTATGAATTCAACCGCCGGATCTCCGGTGCAGTGGAATGGGGATTTTCTTCCGTGGATGGAACAAAGATCCAGGCGGATAACGCAAAAGATAACAACTTCACCAAAAACAAACTGGATGACAGGATCAAATGGCTGAATGGCCATACAGATGAGTATCTAAGGATCCTGAATGAAATGGACAAGCAGGAAGAAACAGACGTGATTTCAGGAGAACTGACAAGAGAAAGTCTTGAAGCCAAGTTAAAAGAAGCACAGGAGAGACTTGCCAGATACGAAGGTTATCAGAAGCTGATGGAAGAAACCGGGGTATCCCAGCTTTCGATCACAGATGCGGATGCAAAACTCATGAAAAATAAAAATGGGTTTACAGTAGCATATAACCCACAGACGGCGGTAGATTCTGAAACACATCTGATCCGAGATTTTCAGATGACCAATCAGGTAACCGACCATGGATTGCTGGAAAGTACGATGCAGGGGATAAAGAGCTCTGAACCGGAAAAGATCATAGAAGTAGTAGCAGATAAAGGTTATGAAGCTGTGGAAGATATGGTGGAGTGTCTGGAGAACGGTATTATCCCACATGTCATAACAGATGATGGAAAAGACGGTTATGACATAGAAATCCCTTATGAAGAGGCAGAAACGGATACTGCCAGCACAGAGCCAGAAGAACTGAAGAAAGCACTGCATGCAGGTAAGATACCGGAAGTTTATGCAGAAGTGATACAGGATATGAAGGTAGAAACAGTCCGTCGTAAAGTGGTGGATGAAAAACGGGAAAACAGCAGTGTTTATGGAAGTCCTGAGGAAATGCAGGAAAAAGCAAAAGAAGGTTATTTTGTCAGAGATCCTGAGAGAAACCTGGTATACTGTCCGGCTGGGGAAATCCTGAGACAGAAGAGCATAAAGAAAAACGGGAATATCCGCTATGCCAATAAAAATGCGTGTAAACATTGCCCGAACCGCAATAAGTGTTACAAGGGAAAAGGCGAATGGAAAGAGATCGACTTTACCAAAGATCAGCTGGTAAAACCATGTAAGGGCTGGCTGGAAGCCGAAGGAAAGAAGCCGGAGGAAACGAAAACGGGTGAAAAATGGCATTATGAAAAAAGAAAGGTTGTGAAGTTTTTCCTGAAACCGGATAAAGAAAAGATGAGCCGGAGGATGTGCCTGTCGGAGCATCCGTTTGGAACAATAAAACGAGCAATGGGAGCCACTTATTTTCTTTTAAGGGGAATACGGAAAGTGGCTGGAGAGTTTGCGCTCTTTTGTCTGGGTTATAACCTGGAACGGGCGAAGAATCTCCTTGGATTTCAAAAAATGATGGAATTGATGGAACAGGCATAA